The stretch of DNA TCCGCCCGCCCTTGCTCGTCGACGGGCACATGCAGATCGAAAGATACGCGTTCCTCATGAAGTCGCCGCTCCCCCCGATGCCGTTCATCATCTGGGTCCCGAGGACGTGGGTGGAGTTGGCGTGCCCGTAGACGTCCACCTCCAGGGCGGTGTTCATCGTGATCACCCCCAGCCGCCGGACGATCCCGGGGTGATTGGTGAGCTCCTGCGGGCGGAGCACGATCCTCGGGACGAAGAAGTCCATGTTGTCGTAGATCCGGCGGAGCATCGGCGGGGAGATGGTCAGCGCGGACGACGACGCCCCGAGCAGCCGCCGGCGCTCCATGAGCTCGACGCAGGAGTCCTGGTAGACCTCCGTGTACATCCGGAACGGCGGCACGTCGAGGTTCTCGCCGAGCCCCGCGAGGACGGCGTTGGCGACGTTGCCGACCCCGGACTGCAGCGGGAGGAACTCCCCGGGGATCCGCCCGGCGCGCATCTCGTCGAGCAGGAAGTCCACGACGAACGCCGCGATCCTCTCGTGGGCCGGAGCCGGCGGGTCGAACGCCCCGGTGTCGTCCGGCGCCTCGTGCTCCACGATCCCGACGATCTTGCGGGGGTCGACGGAGGCGTAGGGGAATCCGATGCGCGCCATCGCGTCGTGGATCGGGATCGGCTCCCGGCGCGGGGGCGGGGCGACGATCGCGATGTCGGACATCTCGGAGACGCGCGGCGAGTGGTACCGGTTGATCTCGACGATCACCTTGTCGGCGCACTGCAGGAAGGTCGGCGAGGCGCCGATCGACGTCGTGAGGTAGACGCGTCCGTCGCGGGTCACCTCCGTCGCCTCGATCACCGCGTAGTCCATCTTCCCGAAGAAGCCGAACGAAAGCGTCTGCGGGACGTGCGAGAGGTGCATGTCCACGAACTGCACGTGCTGGCGGTTGATCCGCTCGCGCAGCGCCTTGGTCGCCTGGTAAGGGGCGCGCCACGCGACCGCCTCGGCCTCGGCGAGAGCCTCGTCGATCGCGCTCCCGGCCGAGGCGCCGGTGAGGACTCGGATCCTGAAGGGGTGACCCTTCGCGTGGAGATCGCGCGCCCTCGCCGCGAGCGCGCGCGGGACCGCCTTCGCGGCGCCGGCGGGGGTGAATCCGCTGAACCCCACGAAAGCGCCGTCGGGGATCATCGCGGCCGCTTCGTCGGCGGTGAGTCGGGGGAAGGCGTGGCGGGTGTCCATCGACCGTCTCCTGGGGGCCGGAGCGCTGTGGTTCCGCGTTCTAGCACAGCGGTGCGGCGTCTCCCCAGCACTCGCGCACGAGACGCTTGGCCGCCGTTCGGCGAACGCGTTACCTTGGCGACCGGTCCCCCAGTGGAGGCGCGCCATGCTTCAGCGGATCGCCTTTCTCGCGTGGATCGTCACGTCGTCGTTCGCGTGGGGTTGCGGTGCGGTGGGCGACGTCTTCGACGACGATCCGCCCCCGGCGGAGTTCCTCGCCACGCATCGCTACGCCGGGTTCTCCGCCGACGGCGGGCTCGTCGCGGAGGGGGCGCTCGACCTTCGTCCCCCGGCCCAGTACGCCACGTGCGTGGGACGCTTCATGGTCGCCCTCGCGCCGGGCGT from Candidatus Polarisedimenticolaceae bacterium encodes:
- a CDS encoding succinate CoA transferase, with protein sequence MDTRHAFPRLTADEAAAMIPDGAFVGFSGFTPAGAAKAVPRALAARARDLHAKGHPFRIRVLTGASAGSAIDEALAEAEAVAWRAPYQATKALRERINRQHVQFVDMHLSHVPQTLSFGFFGKMDYAVIEATEVTRDGRVYLTTSIGASPTFLQCADKVIVEINRYHSPRVSEMSDIAIVAPPPRREPIPIHDAMARIGFPYASVDPRKIVGIVEHEAPDDTGAFDPPAPAHERIAAFVVDFLLDEMRAGRIPGEFLPLQSGVGNVANAVLAGLGENLDVPPFRMYTEVYQDSCVELMERRRLLGASSSALTISPPMLRRIYDNMDFFVPRIVLRPQELTNHPGIVRRLGVITMNTALEVDVYGHANSTHVLGTQMMNGIGGSGDFMRNAYLSICMCPSTSKGGRISTIVPMATHVDHNEHSVQVVVTEQGLADLRGLGTMERARAIVEKCAHPAYRDLLRRYLEHARMGHIRHDLAHAFDLHLRLMDTGAMHPEFDAKAFDA